Proteins co-encoded in one Polluticoccus soli genomic window:
- a CDS encoding T9SS type A sorting domain-containing protein, which produces MRSFIKSKKIAGVLLALGISSAAIAAPLSGTYTIGGTTPNYATLSDAVTALNTEGVSGPVTFNIRNGVYNATTWRAEIKTITGASATKRITFKSETNNAANVTIRVDGTASTANYVVKLNAASYITIKDLTFRNEGATYGRAIEIAGTSGNDSLINCRFESITRTASSTNTALVYGTSIKGDNNVFIGNTFLNNSYGLYYYGTSTTTKVANTRFLKNTFTNQYAYAINTEYHDNLRINGNTITTNSTGTFYGMEVYYADGASEIIGNTISGYSNGYGIMHYYSDGDATNYGLIANNVIYNIGGTGTSRGISSHYTSYQRYYNNTIRMAGTSATTSLAGYFYYSNNTDYVGNEIRNNVFSNFGGGYAIYVYNPSYNNSFDYNNLYTTGTKLVDQGTPSTDYAKLTDWRAAFKHDMNSISYDPAFTSPTNLTPDAGSVSSWSLNGRGIHLAGNNKDFNGNTRVTTLAAGVPDIGAFEFTPTSTPPAATAAPAVPAAGTNQVFTFGEDTVATINWAAASTVPAAITVRQYTGTLPAGINTISPTSMYFYTDITAPGTYNYSADIYYKEPWAGTTAAEVGLHLAKKEGANPWVGYAPAVSSAIPARDLITTSGLTDFGLFTGIDVADNAGTAGILGLPNYFCAGTYPVQVKVKNGGNNILNKVQIQWEIDGVAQPVINYATPIAVKGEANVTLGNVTFNNGYRNIKAWTVLPNGVADVVAIDDTSSLKTRDGLSGVYTIGGTTPSYATVAEAVKDVNDFGICGAVTFNIRNGNYAGNIILNKIKGASATNRVTFQGENGASSVVNISYTAAAAADNYVFQLNGASYVTMKDLTFTSGSATQGRVLVYVDSTSYDSLLNCRLVGLPVTTSSSNIALFYGTDITGKNNVFVGNTFQNGSYSLYYAGTSSAALTENAVFDRNSFENFYAYGAYTYYIKDNKFTNNNISTSSTYTSAYGAYIGYCDNALEVTRNKVMGLAGGYGLYIYYSDATATTRGLIANNTIAIGSGTASAYGLRIYYSSYQNVYNNSVNIISGSATTSYAGYIYSTSTTTTNNDIRNNVFANQGPGYALYVYNPTYNTSDYNNLFTNGVNLVDRGTPAADFTTLQAWRTASGQELNSIAYDPGYMSTTDLHPDPTKPASWSLNGRGVHAAFNNLDMDNNARITNIADGAPDLGAYEFTPTSVPPVAEATPAAPAPGTRQVFTFGQDTVAVIDWKPNSVMPNFIEMRQYSGQKAPQYTTPGYMYFHADVNTQSVTHNFDATIYYKDIWTGTIATESNLRMMKKLGSNPWTAYNGTESSVNTARNTINAPQLSSFGVFTGGNDGEIFSANIKPATTTVFCPGGNVTLNANIGTGYSYQWELNGSPIPGATSSTLVATTAGDYTVTITDNVKNKTATSDKVAITIISAPAAQVTASGALTYCPGSSLSLSTPAVSGVTYQWQLNGTNIAGATAATYQVAGAGQYTVQVNNTACSALSPIVNVTAGPLQLSIGNDTTFCESPTAMLVLDAGHAGANYTWNTGAATQQIAATTTGKYWVTVDAGAGCVATDTIQVTVNPLPSVSGISYNRAGNTFQFSANGVKNANSYLWIFNDGVNSNAQAPSHTFTIQPTEVVLILTNDCGTDTIKLNLNATNVNDVNKDELTLNLYPNPASDKITLQVDGTFTLENIAVVNQLGQVVMKEELNGGVKTKTIDVSNLPVGYYILRAGTSDGVIAKPFNITR; this is translated from the coding sequence ATGCGTTCTTTTATCAAATCAAAAAAAATAGCAGGTGTTTTACTGGCACTTGGTATTTCTTCAGCAGCTATCGCTGCGCCGCTTAGTGGTACGTATACCATTGGTGGCACCACTCCCAACTATGCGACACTGTCCGACGCCGTTACCGCTCTGAATACAGAGGGTGTATCGGGGCCTGTGACATTCAACATCCGAAACGGTGTTTACAACGCAACTACCTGGAGAGCTGAGATCAAAACCATCACTGGCGCGAGCGCGACCAAACGTATTACGTTTAAGTCGGAAACGAACAACGCTGCGAATGTGACCATTAGGGTCGATGGTACGGCCAGTACAGCAAACTACGTGGTAAAGCTGAATGCGGCATCGTATATCACGATAAAAGACCTGACTTTCAGGAATGAAGGCGCTACTTATGGCAGGGCAATAGAAATTGCCGGCACATCCGGTAACGATAGTTTGATCAACTGCCGTTTTGAGTCTATCACGCGCACTGCATCCTCAACCAATACCGCGTTGGTATATGGTACGAGCATAAAAGGCGACAACAACGTATTCATTGGCAATACGTTTTTGAATAACTCTTATGGTCTGTATTACTACGGTACGAGTACAACTACCAAGGTTGCTAATACAAGGTTTTTGAAGAACACATTTACCAACCAGTATGCCTATGCGATAAATACCGAGTACCACGATAACCTGCGTATCAATGGCAACACCATTACTACGAATTCAACTGGTACCTTCTATGGTATGGAAGTATACTATGCAGATGGCGCTTCTGAGATAATTGGAAATACTATCTCCGGATATTCTAATGGTTATGGTATCATGCACTATTATAGCGACGGTGATGCAACAAACTATGGCCTGATCGCAAACAACGTGATCTATAATATTGGCGGTACCGGTACTTCTCGTGGTATCAGCAGTCACTACACGAGCTACCAGCGTTATTATAACAATACCATACGGATGGCAGGTACATCTGCTACGACGTCTTTAGCCGGGTATTTTTACTATAGTAATAACACCGACTACGTGGGCAACGAAATACGCAACAACGTATTTTCGAATTTTGGTGGTGGTTATGCGATCTATGTATACAACCCCTCTTACAACAATAGTTTTGACTATAACAACTTGTATACTACAGGTACAAAGCTGGTAGACCAGGGTACACCTTCTACCGACTACGCTAAACTTACAGACTGGCGTGCAGCGTTCAAGCATGACATGAACTCCATATCATACGATCCTGCATTTACTTCTCCTACCAACCTTACACCGGATGCTGGTAGCGTCTCGTCATGGTCGCTGAATGGTCGTGGTATACATCTTGCCGGCAACAATAAAGACTTCAACGGAAATACAAGGGTAACTACTCTTGCAGCCGGTGTTCCTGATATTGGTGCATTTGAATTTACACCTACATCTACACCGCCTGCAGCAACGGCTGCTCCTGCAGTACCGGCTGCCGGTACTAACCAGGTGTTTACGTTTGGTGAAGATACTGTCGCGACTATCAACTGGGCGGCTGCATCTACGGTTCCGGCTGCAATTACTGTACGTCAGTATACAGGTACGCTGCCAGCTGGTATCAATACCATCAGCCCAACGTCAATGTATTTCTATACTGATATCACTGCTCCCGGTACTTACAACTATTCGGCTGATATCTATTATAAAGAACCATGGGCAGGCACCACAGCGGCAGAAGTCGGTCTGCACCTAGCCAAGAAAGAAGGCGCTAATCCATGGGTAGGGTATGCTCCAGCTGTCAGCAGCGCTATACCAGCAAGGGACCTGATAACAACTAGTGGCCTTACAGATTTCGGCTTGTTTACAGGTATCGATGTGGCAGATAACGCCGGTACCGCTGGTATACTTGGGTTGCCTAATTACTTCTGCGCCGGTACCTATCCTGTACAGGTGAAAGTGAAAAACGGTGGTAACAACATTCTGAATAAAGTACAGATACAATGGGAGATAGATGGTGTGGCACAACCTGTCATCAACTACGCAACTCCGATTGCTGTGAAAGGTGAAGCAAACGTAACCCTTGGCAACGTTACATTCAACAATGGATACCGTAATATTAAAGCATGGACTGTCCTGCCTAACGGCGTGGCCGATGTTGTTGCCATAGATGATACCAGCTCTTTAAAAACACGGGACGGTCTTAGCGGTGTTTACACTATTGGCGGAACTACGCCTTCGTATGCAACAGTAGCTGAGGCAGTAAAAGATGTGAATGATTTCGGTATCTGCGGAGCGGTTACATTCAATATCAGGAATGGTAACTATGCGGGGAATATTATTCTGAACAAGATCAAAGGTGCCAGCGCAACTAACCGTGTTACATTCCAGGGTGAAAACGGTGCGAGCAGTGTTGTGAATATTAGCTACACAGCTGCCGCAGCAGCAGACAACTATGTGTTCCAGCTTAATGGTGCATCGTATGTGACGATGAAAGACCTGACGTTTACGTCAGGTAGCGCTACACAAGGCCGCGTATTGGTTTATGTAGACAGCACATCTTACGACAGCCTGCTTAACTGTCGCCTGGTTGGTCTGCCTGTGACTACATCAAGCTCTAATATTGCGTTGTTCTATGGTACCGACATTACCGGTAAGAACAACGTATTTGTTGGCAATACCTTCCAGAATGGTTCATACAGCCTGTATTACGCTGGTACTTCAAGCGCAGCCTTAACGGAAAACGCTGTATTTGACCGAAATAGCTTCGAAAATTTCTATGCGTACGGAGCGTACACGTATTATATCAAAGACAACAAGTTTACCAACAACAACATCAGTACAAGTTCGACTTACACCAGCGCTTATGGCGCATACATCGGCTATTGCGACAACGCACTGGAAGTGACACGTAACAAAGTGATGGGCCTGGCTGGCGGCTATGGTCTGTATATCTACTATTCAGATGCAACCGCTACCACCAGGGGACTTATAGCTAACAATACCATTGCTATTGGTTCAGGTACAGCTTCTGCATATGGTTTGCGTATCTACTATAGCAGCTACCAAAATGTATACAACAACAGTGTAAACATTATCTCGGGTTCTGCCACCACCAGCTATGCTGGCTATATCTACAGCACGTCAACTACTACAACAAACAACGATATCAGGAATAACGTGTTTGCCAACCAGGGGCCTGGCTATGCGCTGTATGTTTACAATCCAACGTATAACACATCGGATTACAACAACCTGTTCACCAACGGTGTGAACCTGGTTGATCGGGGTACACCAGCTGCAGATTTTACTACACTGCAAGCATGGAGAACCGCAAGCGGACAGGAGCTGAACTCGATAGCATATGACCCTGGTTATATGAGCACTACCGATCTGCACCCTGACCCAACGAAGCCAGCTTCATGGTCGCTGAATGGCCGTGGTGTTCATGCCGCGTTCAACAACCTTGATATGGATAACAACGCACGTATCACCAATATCGCTGATGGTGCTCCGGATCTGGGTGCTTACGAATTTACACCAACGTCTGTACCGCCTGTTGCCGAAGCTACACCTGCTGCACCGGCTCCAGGCACAAGGCAAGTATTTACTTTTGGACAAGATACTGTGGCTGTGATAGATTGGAAGCCAAACTCGGTAATGCCAAACTTTATCGAGATGAGGCAATACTCTGGTCAGAAAGCGCCTCAGTATACTACTCCTGGCTATATGTATTTCCATGCCGATGTGAATACGCAGTCTGTTACACACAACTTTGACGCAACGATCTACTACAAGGACATCTGGACAGGAACGATCGCAACAGAGTCGAACCTGAGGATGATGAAAAAGCTTGGCTCTAACCCGTGGACAGCCTACAATGGTACTGAAAGCTCGGTGAATACTGCACGCAATACCATCAATGCACCACAGCTCAGCAGCTTCGGAGTGTTCACTGGTGGTAACGACGGTGAGATATTCTCAGCCAACATCAAACCTGCAACAACCACAGTATTCTGCCCTGGCGGTAATGTTACACTGAATGCAAACATCGGTACAGGGTATTCATACCAGTGGGAATTGAACGGTTCGCCAATACCTGGTGCTACTAGCTCTACGTTAGTTGCGACGACTGCAGGCGACTATACTGTGACGATTACAGACAATGTAAAGAACAAGACAGCAACATCTGACAAAGTTGCGATCACGATCATATCTGCTCCGGCAGCGCAGGTTACTGCTTCTGGTGCACTTACATACTGCCCTGGCAGTTCTCTTAGCCTGAGCACTCCGGCTGTGAGTGGTGTTACTTACCAATGGCAGCTCAACGGTACGAATATCGCTGGCGCTACTGCAGCAACATACCAGGTAGCGGGTGCTGGTCAGTACACCGTGCAGGTAAATAACACAGCATGTAGCGCACTGTCGCCGATAGTAAATGTAACTGCTGGTCCGCTGCAACTGAGTATCGGGAACGATACAACATTCTGCGAAAGCCCGACCGCTATGCTGGTACTTGATGCCGGACACGCTGGCGCTAACTATACATGGAACACTGGTGCTGCTACACAACAGATCGCAGCAACTACCACTGGTAAGTACTGGGTGACTGTTGATGCAGGTGCCGGTTGCGTTGCTACCGATACTATACAGGTTACGGTTAACCCGCTGCCATCAGTGTCAGGTATCTCTTACAACAGGGCCGGTAATACCTTCCAATTTAGCGCAAATGGTGTGAAGAACGCCAATAGCTATCTCTGGATTTTCAATGACGGTGTAAACAGCAACGCACAAGCGCCATCACACACATTCACTATTCAGCCTACAGAGGTGGTGCTGATCCTGACCAACGATTGCGGTACGGATACGATCAAGCTGAACCTGAATGCGACCAATGTGAATGACGTGAATAAAGACGAGCTGACGCTGAACCTGTATCCTAACCCTGCCAGCGATAAGATAACGTTACAGGTAGACGGTACGTTTACGCTGGAGAACATTGCGGTTGTAAACCAACTGGGACAGGTAGTGATGAAAGAAGAGCTTAACGGTGGAGTAAAAACCAAAACCATCGATGTGAGCAATCTGCCGGTAGGTTACTACATCCTCCGCGCGGGCACTTCTGACGGTGTGATCGCTAAGCCGTTCAATATAACAAGGTAG
- a CDS encoding cytochrome d ubiquinol oxidase subunit II — MKRTGLLITFLLLLSTLSGYLFSKVSWVGKVGIRWFYKEYGFLKIWWQAALVVFAILLGLYLLHFFLQKKLSGKAKLYHIAGILVAIVGVYFTYDDFRHTLSHRWLGERFHLGAYCFWFGWISICVFFLTTSTTISSSKDGAGR; from the coding sequence ATGAAAAGAACGGGTCTGCTTATTACATTTTTATTGCTTTTGTCAACGCTTTCCGGCTACTTATTTTCGAAAGTATCATGGGTTGGAAAGGTTGGTATCAGGTGGTTTTATAAAGAATATGGATTTCTGAAAATATGGTGGCAGGCTGCATTAGTAGTTTTCGCTATACTTCTTGGGCTATACCTATTACATTTTTTCCTCCAGAAGAAGCTTTCGGGCAAAGCAAAACTGTATCACATTGCAGGAATCCTGGTCGCGATAGTTGGTGTGTATTTTACTTACGATGATTTCAGGCACACGCTCTCGCATCGCTGGCTAGGCGAGCGTTTTCACCTGGGCGCCTATTGCTTTTGGTTTGGATGGATCAGTATCTGCGTCTTCTTCCTGACTACGAGCACTACAATTTCAAGTAGTAAGGACGGAGCAGGGCGCTAA
- a CDS encoding tRNA1(Val) (adenine(37)-N6)-methyltransferase — protein MSNNYFQFKQFLVKQDKSAMRVSTDACIQGAWTPIEPVVKHVLDIGTGTGLLSLMLAQRNDSIIIDAIELDEHAADEAKENVAASPFHDRINITQADIREVTLDKQYDLIICNPPFFRDSLLGPTTNRNTARHALSFSYADMFGVLEKFLANGGYASILLPPVEHEQWEKLLQTNGWNVFHRLHVRPRSSNDVNRVVGLCSPNKIGNTIEEVVIYEDKDYTQQFSALLRPYYLKL, from the coding sequence ATGAGCAACAACTATTTTCAGTTCAAACAATTCCTGGTAAAGCAGGATAAGTCTGCCATGCGTGTATCGACCGATGCATGCATACAAGGAGCGTGGACTCCAATTGAACCAGTTGTTAAACATGTGCTGGATATTGGCACTGGTACCGGCTTGTTATCGCTAATGTTGGCACAGCGAAATGATAGTATTATAATTGATGCTATCGAACTGGATGAACATGCTGCAGACGAGGCAAAGGAGAACGTTGCTGCTTCTCCTTTTCATGATCGTATTAATATTACACAAGCAGATATAAGAGAAGTTACTCTTGATAAGCAATACGATCTCATCATTTGCAATCCACCGTTCTTTCGCGATAGTTTACTAGGGCCAACAACAAACCGCAACACTGCGCGTCATGCACTCTCATTTTCTTATGCAGATATGTTTGGTGTGCTTGAAAAGTTTCTGGCAAATGGTGGCTATGCATCTATTCTCCTACCACCGGTAGAACATGAGCAGTGGGAAAAGTTATTGCAGACAAATGGATGGAATGTATTTCATCGCCTGCATGTGCGCCCGCGTAGCAGTAATGACGTAAATAGAGTAGTAGGTTTATGTTCACCTAATAAGATTGGAAACACAATTGAAGAAGTGGTGATCTACGAAGACAAGGATTACACGCAACAGTTTAGCGCCCTGCTCCGTCCTTACTACTTGAAATTGTAG
- the tsaD gene encoding tRNA (adenosine(37)-N6)-threonylcarbamoyltransferase complex transferase subunit TsaD gives MDAKTVNILAIESSCDETSAAIIQDGKVLSNLIATQKVHEQYGGVVPEMASRAHMQKIVPVVDVALQQSGIAKTDIHAVAFTQAPGLIGSLLVGACFAKAYAQALNVPLIAVHHMQAHVLAHFIDDPKPEFPFLCLTVSGGHTQVVLCKNHLEMEVLGETIDDAAGEAFDKVAKMLGLPYPGGPLVDKHAAQGDPKRFSFPVSQMEGYDFSFSGIKTAVLYFLQAEKKKDPEFVEKNINDICASVQYTIIKMLMLKLKKAAADINIKHIGIAGGVSANSGLRKTLLEAGAENGWQVYIPKFEYCTDNAAMIGITGYYKFLNGEFADLSVSPTARAAWS, from the coding sequence ATGGACGCAAAAACCGTTAATATATTAGCTATTGAGTCATCGTGCGATGAAACGAGTGCTGCCATAATACAGGATGGCAAGGTGCTGAGCAACCTTATTGCCACCCAAAAGGTTCATGAACAATACGGTGGCGTAGTGCCTGAAATGGCCTCGCGCGCGCACATGCAGAAGATAGTGCCGGTTGTGGATGTTGCGCTACAACAATCGGGTATTGCCAAGACCGATATTCATGCTGTCGCTTTTACACAGGCGCCCGGTCTTATAGGCTCACTGCTGGTTGGCGCCTGCTTTGCTAAAGCCTATGCACAGGCTCTAAATGTTCCGCTTATTGCGGTGCACCACATGCAGGCGCATGTGCTGGCTCATTTCATCGATGATCCTAAGCCTGAGTTTCCTTTCTTATGCCTTACCGTTTCTGGCGGACATACGCAGGTGGTGCTTTGTAAAAACCACCTGGAAATGGAAGTACTCGGTGAGACCATAGACGATGCAGCAGGAGAGGCGTTTGATAAAGTAGCCAAGATGTTGGGTTTGCCTTATCCCGGCGGTCCGTTGGTAGATAAACACGCTGCGCAAGGCGACCCTAAGCGCTTTAGTTTTCCTGTGTCGCAGATGGAAGGATATGACTTCAGCTTCAGCGGTATCAAGACAGCTGTATTGTATTTTCTGCAGGCTGAAAAAAAGAAAGATCCTGAGTTTGTTGAAAAGAACATCAACGATATCTGCGCCTCAGTTCAATACACCATCATCAAAATGCTGATGCTGAAACTAAAAAAGGCAGCAGCAGATATCAACATCAAACACATAGGTATAGCAGGCGGTGTTTCTGCCAATAGCGGATTGCGCAAAACGCTGCTGGAAGCTGGTGCTGAGAATGGATGGCAGGTGTATATACCAAAGTTTGAGTACTGTACTGATAATGCTGCTATGATAGGTATAACCGGCTATTACAAGTTCCTGAACGGCGAATTTGCCGACCTTTCTGTGAGTCCTACTGCAAGGGCAGCCTGGTCATGA
- a CDS encoding segregation and condensation protein A has translation MSATYQIKLPQFEGPFDLLLFFIERDELDIYNIPIHTITKDFLTYIHELESLNIELASEFILFISTLMRIKAKMLLPRREVDAQGNEIDPRQELVDKILEYKRFKEASEQMAMMEAERLLQQKRGNTRQELDALGEEYAEGTEIQTVNTYKLMQAFERVMKKYQDRTAKPQHVVVKYKYSMETQKAFLLDHIKVNSRVAFENLFMKCEDRIHAIFTFLSMLELIQMKYFGILIGSGRNNFIIEWNDNREADLTATLETENEAALDSEGSVKTTDEPAQEPDNEEGLAQ, from the coding sequence TACTGTTCTTTATAGAACGTGACGAGCTGGATATTTATAACATACCTATACACACCATCACCAAAGACTTTCTTACGTATATACACGAGCTGGAATCGTTGAACATAGAACTGGCCAGCGAGTTCATCCTGTTCATATCTACCCTGATGCGCATCAAAGCGAAAATGCTGCTCCCGAGGCGTGAAGTGGATGCACAGGGTAATGAAATTGATCCCCGCCAGGAACTGGTGGATAAGATACTTGAGTACAAGCGTTTCAAAGAAGCATCGGAGCAGATGGCGATGATGGAGGCCGAGCGCCTGCTGCAGCAGAAACGCGGTAACACACGCCAGGAGCTGGATGCGTTGGGTGAAGAATATGCAGAAGGCACCGAGATCCAAACCGTGAATACCTACAAGTTGATGCAGGCGTTTGAGCGGGTGATGAAGAAGTACCAGGACAGGACGGCCAAACCGCAGCACGTTGTAGTAAAATATAAGTACAGCATGGAAACCCAAAAGGCTTTCCTGCTCGATCATATCAAGGTTAATTCAAGGGTGGCCTTCGAAAACCTGTTTATGAAGTGTGAGGACAGGATACACGCCATCTTCACCTTCCTGTCGATGTTGGAATTGATCCAGATGAAATACTTCGGTATCCTCATAGGAAGCGGCCGTAACAACTTCATTATTGAGTGGAATGACAACCGTGAGGCTGACCTTACCGCCACCCTGGAAACGGAAAACGAAGCTGCTTTGGACTCTGAAGGATCTGTTAAAACAACCGATGAGCCTGCACAGGAGCCTGACAATGAGGAGGGTTTGGCACAGTAA